The following DNA comes from Triticum aestivum cultivar Chinese Spring chromosome 3D, IWGSC CS RefSeq v2.1, whole genome shotgun sequence.
caagagcatgaatggatcaattacaacaatatctacaaaacatccttactgaacatctccaaaaggagcatggatctctctgtagccacatggatacatagcaacaaaataacagcagacaaagacagtaaatttactaagtccctgaaatcagaaacattacggagcctagtttgcatgcttgtgctagtcaccacagagatcaaaaaaaatacatggcatacacctctgtaaagatggcatggcatgcaacaaaacacatgtagagctcatgcccataagatgcacagattaaatgcaacaaaaataacaaatcctcaagttctgctaagtaacagcagataacagcaactagcactattgcaccagagatttgggtatcaagatggactcaaatgaagatggtgcaatggaacaaaatgtagagcatcatgagacgaacattttgatatattacaagCACGAAatagagctatatgcagagagttatgatgcgttaAACAGGTGCACATACTGTAAAATAATATGACTTGAAATATTTCGGGGGGATCTCGGGGTCAACCTTAGGGGTTGACTGGATCGGGGTCGGCCGGAGTTTCTGCTCGAGGTCGCCGGCGCTAGAGCTGCTCACCGGAGCAGAGGAGGCCGGAGGAGTGGAGAGGAAGAGGCGCCGGACGGGgaggggcgccgggcggcgggggcggcgtccgTGGCGGCGGGCTGGGCGAGCTCGGGCCCACGGCGGCGCTGGCCGGCGAGGCGCGCCgagcgaggcggcgggcggcggcgatccgcggaggcggcggggcgaggcgcccgggcggcggagagcgcgggcccacgggggccggctgcgggctccccgggccgcgggcggcgcggcgtacgggcggcgggtcgggcgacacgtggcggcgcccCGTTGGCTGCGGGCGTCGGTGGAGAAACGTCTgtccggcggcggacgtgtccggcggcacggaggagcgggttagggtttggactgcgaacgtatttcgggagggatgcatatatatagctagagggagctaggagagtccaaatggagtgtggttttcgcccacacgatcgtgatcgaacgacctagagcatggaagtgacttagatgggtttttgggctgtttagagaggggtttttctgcaacacacaaacggactttgcggttacccggttaaccgttggagtaccaaacgaccttcaaatggaacgaaacgtgaccggtggtctaccggtggtatactaaggccacttgacaagcctcggtccattccgagaacgttcaacacccgctcacaaaaagaaacaagaggggtgcgccggaggaggtgggattgccggattgcaaaacggacaacggggaacatgatgacatgatatgagatgcatgacatgaacaaaatgcaaaatgaaaaaaaaaaccgaccacgaagggaatatcataacacatagccgaaaatggcaagagttggagttacaaaaatggaaagttacatccggggtgttacaatcctttacctctctttacttatagtttgtcttcgtgaagtcattgcctgcctgctttatctgattgtcttcactgtgtcaaaactgttgttgtttggcttcatactgtcttccatcttgatccatactacctagctgctaatagtcttcgtgctttcacttcattgcttagtTGACTATGGCctatctagtgtagtctaccttccgctgcatatcaataggtttatTTCTGCTGCTTGTCTTCAAAGCAtctgtgttttgaagacttccataaaaatcgcctattcaccccccccccctctagtcgataactagcactttcatgaAGTGATCTAACAGATGGTGTCAGTGATCACCTTTTTACAAATAATAGGTATTTGGTCCAATTTAAACTTCATTTTACTTGTTGTTACCTCTTATTTCCTTTGTTGTAAATGCTCTAAGGGCTTCAGTTTGCTAAAGCCAGGGAAAAAAGATGGTCCAATTtgaattaaaattaattaaaataaGGTCATCATCGAGTAGATTATCATTATCTGTGATGATCATGATTTTTTTGTTGTAGCTAGCTGTTGTGGGTTACCTTTTGTTATGACTCAGGAACAACGGAGGCACGAGCTCTACTTCACGTATTGATATTGGCAGGTTAGATCGGATGTAACTTTATTGGAGTGGAATTCGATTGCCTCGAGGTGGTGAAAGTAATGAAACAATGGGATAATTCTATTGGCCCTGCTGCTGCAGGCATCTTCGAGGAGGCTCTTTCCTGTCTCATAATTTTAATTTTGTTTTCTTTGATCATTGTCCTAGAAAAGCAAATTGTGCTACTGGTAGTCTTGCTAGTTTTGCAGTTGATCCCCATACTACTATTTGGAATGGGAGCCTCCTTCTTTTTTGGCTAATGTTTTAGCGAACAATGTATCCATTTTGTCTAGTTAAATGTAAACCTGCATGAAGGCTTTCACTAGAAAAAAAGAGGGTAGTCATGGGGTGTCCTAGGTGGCATTAGCCTTCCAGTGTCCAATACCCATCTTTGATCCAACGGCTATCCATTTAaacctcttttttcttttctttttctttttttatctaACAAACTAAAGCATCACAGCTCAATTTCGAATATGAGTTGCTTACCACACATACCATAAGAAAGGCATTGGTGCCCCAACCAACCAGGGATCAAACTTCATGTTTGACGGTTTGGTGTCTCATAAAGATAATATATTCTTTCTATGAGAGGCGACATTTTCGTCGATAGGGAGGAGTCTGTGCTGACTTCTTCAATCTCAAGACTCGTCGGCTCGGTCTCTCGTAGATGCTGGTGTGTATGCCTGCGTTCATAAGGATGGTGCATGCACGAAAGTTTGCGTTTGTATTGTGTTTTTTCCACACACAAAAATAGCACATATTTTTTCATTTAAATTCAGACGATAGTCATAGAAGAAGCTAGCAAGTCAGGTTTTACAAAGTTACATATGTTCACCTGAAATGTGTTTTTGCACACGTGAATGCATGtgcatctctctttctctctccctctcaaaGAACAATAATCCTACACCTACGAACAGCATACGTAAGGCTACATAATCTTCTAGACTAAtctaaacacccccccccccccccgattttcaGGCGGGTGGGCCACTCCCTTCCCTAAACACCAATCATAGAGCCCCCTCCAGCTGGCCGCAATCCATTGACGACACCACGAACTCCGCCTTGATCCTTGCTTTTGTTCCCTCAGTTTGGAGGTGGACCAACGACTTCACCACGTGCTACGCCTCATCCTCCTCTGCTCGCCCCGACGGCAACCTGCTACTACTTAGGCAAGCACCTCGTCCACCCTGTCATCGACGAGTCTACCACATATgttgttagagatatatttggtagTTAGAGATTGTCCAGAATTAGATAGGAATTTTTTCCATCTTATCTCTAGGAggcgtcttgccctccaagtctgtactcaatatatactcgtcCTCGAGGCTTAGTAATACATCCACTGCATTACATCAATCCCTTTGTGTTCCCTCTTACATGCTATCAGAGCGAAAAAGACTTGAGTTCAAGAACCGGCTGGCGcaattttaaaataaaaaataacaGTACAATTTCGGTCCATGTTTAGGCAtaagggagccacacgtgagggggggTGTTGACGTATAAATGCATAGTCCATATTTCCTTATCGGCTTGAGCTTTTGGGTGAGCTAGCTGGTGCGTGCCATTCCAACACCGGTGTGTGCCTTCGACCACGGTGTGCCCCCGGCCCTAGCAGGCCTGGTGTAGCACCTCATCAACACCGACTTCTTCCCGTCTaagcatgcccggtgctggcaacatcgACGCGTGACTTCGTCCACAACGTGTCCCTGGGCTTGGCAAACTGGTGTGGCGCCTCGTCAACACCGTCATCTTCCTAGCGCCCCACTGTGCCCTAACTACACGACGCTCCCTTGCGCCCGCAGCTTCACGGCGACTgcctcgacaccggccacctccgactcgacatcgaccacaacGTCCcttgcacggctacctcgaccacagcTACACGGCCTCACGCTCTCAGCTAcctcgacatcggcacaaagggctatcacCTTGCTTGAGCAACTCGGTCAACATGTTCGCAGCACGACACCATCCACGACGCTCCCGCTGCGATTGCGAGAGGATGTTAGCCCGTCGGCTGTTATTCTCTCCAATCTGACCACCTACGACTCTCATGTTGTTCGCAATGCTACCGCTACGACTGTGGGCGGATGTTAGGGATATATTTGGTAGTTAGAGATTGTCCAGGATTAGATATAAATTGTTTTCCATCTTATCCCTAGGAGGCGTCTTGCCCTCCAATTCTtatactcaatatatactcgccctcgaggctcaataatacatccaccGCATTACGCCAATCCCTCTCTATTCCACATACGTGACAGATCCTATGTCGCCGCTAGTGTCGTCAACTGCGTGCATTGGCCTCCCCCCACATACTCCATCGACCTTGATGTGCCCATAATCGCTCTTTTCTTGGCCTGAATAGGACGATGTGATGCCGGGTTCGACACCACACCGCCTCGCCTCCTTCCCCTCATACCAAATCGAGGGAAATGTGAAAAAAGCTATGATCCAATGATAGATGAGTCCCACTTTATGGTAATTTTATGCAAGTTGATTTCCGTTGGATGGACACCAAATCCTATGTGAGTGCAAAAAGACTCATCAAAAGAatatcttttttttgcgggtgcaTAAAAAAAAAGAATATCAACAATGAACCCGCTTTGGCCATCGCGTGAGTGCAGAAAAGAGGCATCAAGAAGAATGCATCCCGGCATCTACGTTGAAAGAGACGAGGATGTATATGCATGAGGCGATATCCATGGTGGGCCTTTGATGACGTCGACAGGTCGACCGGAGAGGAAGAGATGACGAGAGATTAGGAGGGCAATCAATTCAATTGCACCCTTGAAGTATAGATGGTGATTTCATTGATTCAATTCAATATGGTCTCTTTGGTAGAAACAAGAGAttactcctcctcctctcttcACTTACCACATCATTATCAGCCAAAGTGCACCAAATCTCTACACCTAAACCCAAACACCTCTTCTTTGCACTATATATTAAGCCAAGCTAGCTCTGCAGCTGGATCACTTGTACAAGAACACTTCACCGGCTATAGCGTAAACAAACGCAAAAGAAATGGAGGCCCTGTCATGGTGGGTTCGAGGCTTCCTCGGCAAGTACCCGGAGATCGTTGTGTCGTTCGCTTGCTTCCTGTTCCTGTTGTTCTTCAGGTATCGACGGCGGGACGGGCTGCCCACGAACTGGCCGGTGGTCGGCTCGGTGCCGGCGATCACCGTCAACGCCGGCCGCGTGCACGAGTGGCTCACCGAGTTCCTGCGCGTGGCGCCGGGGATGTCGCACGTCGCCAGGGGCCCATGGGGCTCGCCCGTGGATATCCTTATCACGGCCAACCCGGCGGACGTGGCGCATGTCTTCACGACCAACTTCGGCAACTACCCCAAGGGCGAGGAATTCGCGGCCCTGTTCGACGTGCTCGGCAACGGCATCTTCAACGCCGACGGGGATTCGTGGGCGTTCCAGCGGCGCAAGGCGCACGCGCTGCTCTCGGACGCGAGgttccgcgccgccgtcgccgtaaGCACAGCGCGCAAGCTCGACGGGGGGCTCGTGCCGCTCCTCGACGGCATCGCTGCCGGCGCCTCGGTCGTCGACCTGCAGGACGTGTTCATGCGCCTGACGTTCGACCTCACGGCGATGTTCATATTCGGTACGGATCCCGGCTGCCTGGCCGCTGACTTCCCGCGAGTGCCATTCGCCGCGGCCATGGACGAGGCCGAGGCGGTGCTGTTCTACAGGCACGTGACGCCCACTGCCTGGCGGAGGCTCCAGACCTACCTAAACATCGGCCATCACAAGAAGATGACCAAGGCTCAGCAGGTGCTCGACGCGTCTATCGCCGAGTTCGTCTCGCTACGGCGAGAGCGCGCGGCCAGTGCCGACGCCAACGCCGATGGAAGCGACGACGCCGCTGATCTTCTCACGTTGTACATGGCATGCCAAGACGAGCTAGGCAAGGACGGAAACGATTTCGATCGGTTCTTGCGCGACACGACGCTGAACCTCATGATCGCCGGCCGCGACACGACGAGCTCCGCCCTGACATGGTTCTTCTGGCTGCTCACCAACCACCCCGACGTGGAGGCCAAGATCCTCGCCGAGCTCCGTGAGAACCTGTCGTCCGGCGGCCACCCCAGCGCCGCCGATCTGAAGCGGCTGGTGTACCTGCACGCGGCCCTCTCGGAGTCGCTCCGGCTGTACCCACCGGTGCCGTTCGAGCACAAGGCGGGAGCGCGGCCAGACACGCTGCCGAGCGGGCCGGCCGTGCGGCCTACGAGGAGGGTGATCGTGTCGTTCTACTCGATGGGACGCATGGAGTCGGTGTGGGGCAAGGACTGCCTGGAGTTCCGGCCGGAGCGGTGGctgacggcggcggggcggctccggcacGAGCCGTCGTACAAGTTCGTGGCGTTCAACGTGGGGCCCCGTACGTGCCTGGGCAAGGACCTGGCGTTCACGCAGATGAAGGCCGTGGTCGCCGCCGTCCTGCCGCGGTTCAGGGTGGAGGTCGCCCCCGGTGCCGTGGTGAGGCCCAAGCTGTCCATCATACTCCACATGAAGGACGGGCTCAAGGTGAGGGTTTACAAGAGGCAAGACGATGCCCGCTAGGCCTACGTACATACCTATACCGATGCTCGCACAAAATGTACTACTACATATTGTGGTGTATGTTGTATCTCCTGATTTGTGAGGTTATtgtttgtttttgtgtgtgtgtgtgtaaatatGTATAACGAATGATGTGTATACAAAGGATAAAAAATACATGTATATACAAAGGAATATATGAAAATAAGAAGGGGAAAAGGAAGTAAAGAAAATGGTTGGAACAGAGTGGCGTCGAATAATGATCTCGTGCACAGATTGATCAACTGGGATATGAATGCATGCATGTGCAGTGCAACTGAAAGCTAGACTTGTAGCGTGTGCTTCTCAACGGCACTCCGATTGAGGAGGAGGCGTCCGAGGTGGGTGGCATCGGGACCGAGCGACGCGCGGGatatacgtactccctccgttccgaattacttgtcgcatgtatggatatatctagatgtattttagttttagatacgtccatttctgcgacgagtaatttgaaacggagggagtagttatgtgCAAATTAAGAGAGAAGCCAAACAGCACTAGCCACAGTGGGAATAACTTAAGTAGTAACATAACGCACCCCAAAAAATATATGCTTATGTGCCAAGGAGTTAATGAGGACAGAGGTGCTTGTAGTAACATAATACGTTACCGTAACATAATGCaacccaatgcaaaatgagtctacaacctaataaatgaatgtttgcatgacactacacttatgttactaccatcatagtgggtagtaacatagactagtaacatatgcatgttactagtccaagttacttcccactatgactagcctaaggccctgtttgtttgggcttttgcttcttcttttgcaGCTTTTTCATTTTGGCCAAAAAAACCATAAAAGCTTCTAAATAAGTGTTTTTGAAGCTTTTACGGCTTTTGATCTCAAATAGGTTATATTGATTCATCAAAAGCCAAAAAAGCTCCAAAAGCACCTACTTAAAAGCTTTTACGGTTTTTTGGCCAAAATGAAAAGGCCGCAAAAGCAGAAGtaaaagcccaaacaaacagggcctaagACTCACACGAGTCATGCATCTCTTATGTAGAGCACGTCCGTGCATGGTGTAGCAGCTTTGAGCCTTTGATTGATCAGCTCAGCTGGATTGCTTGGTTTGGTTTGGCTTCTCACTGCTTCTTCAAGTACGAAAATTCTATATttactctgtttttatttactctgcatattagactTGACTGAAGTTTTATAAAAAACAATATAAATATTtatcataacaaatctatatgatgtgaaagtaaaTTCAATAATAAACGTATGCACACGAGTCATGCATCTCTTATGTAGAGCACGTCCGTGCATGGTGTAGCAGCTTTGAGCCTTTGATTGATCAGCTCAGCTGGATTGCTTGGTTTGGTTTGGCTTCTCACTGCTTCTTCAAGTACGAAAATTCTATATttactctgtttttatttactctgcatattagactTGACTGAAGTTTTATAAAAAACAATATAAATATTtatcataacaaatctatatgatgtgaaagtacattcaataataaatctaatggtattgatttgttattgtatatatttattttgtttaaaaactttgtcaaagtttataaagtttaaTTTTGACCCAATCTAATACGCAGACGAACTAAAAACAGAGTGAGTACCTACTAACAACCTACGTAACCTTTCATAAACTCTCTTCTCTCCCCAAAAAAATAAGACAAGAATTTACCTGGAGTGAGGCCCAGCCGCTAATTCTGGCCTAATTACTTTGTTCCACCTCAGCTCGTAAGATAAATTACCTACAAACTGTACGTAGGTGTAGCAAAGCTCGATCAGCTCCTTGCTCAACACAGCATATACGTATGCATGCATGTATATgagaaaaaatatatttatttgatCCATTAGTTATATCACCACCAAAGTAAATGCCGCTTGGGTGATCGGCGCCGTTGCCACAATGAACAACGCGCCTCAGACGAGGGTTAGGATTTTGAAGTAGTTTTTAGATCTAGTTTGCCTTGTGAAACATGAAAACTATCTACGAACGTCACGTAGCTCGCATGGTCCCGTGTCCATCGGGAATTTTAGGACATACCGTTAAATGACCGGCGTCCGATTGAATGTTGGCAGACACGTCCGAGCGTGTCCACAAACATTTGAAAGCGTTTGTTTGATGGAGATGTCTAAGGGGCGTCGACGACTAGAGAATGCTTTGGCACCCTGGTGCACCTGGTGTATTTCGACCTACATTGGCCCACTTAGAAATTTTGGAAAGAAAACATCTAACAAGCATAGCATGGATATGTGAGAGGATTTGAGGCATGCATGTGCGAGGGAACCGAGCCCCTCGCGCGTGCTTTTTGTTTTGGCATCTGATTTTTAATCCTGCATATTTTTTTGTTTTAGTCAAAATTTATGAcgtttgactttagacaaatcttatatgcggactaaaaaggacATGATGAAGTACTACACTGCCCTACTACACGTACAACACAAATAGAATAGATACCAAACATGTACTAGTATTTCTATTCTCCATTTATTACACACTAGTCCATCACGTAGACGCATAAGGCTGGCTGTAACGGTAGTATGATAGCTAGTattatgcatgccaactagacaattttgatgatgtgtcatagaattaaatgaagaaagagagggttgagagggtgcttggatccaagtgacttattttagtctgactaaaaatagtctatttaagaggctaaagttccacccctgactaaagaggggctaaaactagtcttgagactaaaaaaaattagtcaggggtacccctactaaaatgtgaattagtcctctctctcctcatttaactcctctcctttaacataggcgagttctggattgaagagtttggaggataataaatgctcattaacttgattttagtctctttagtatttagatccaagcatggatgaggctagcaagttttagtcccactacttttagtcatgggactaaaacgtatccaagcaccctctcttagagccatgcatggcaataaataacgTACTACataatactaatatatgatactatatattagagcatggttaataatgtaGCCGACTGTTGGCTATAAGGAGATGCCACCTCACTTAGAGCCATCATGAAAAATACTCATATAATAggttggctcttagaatggctattaggttggctgtaagcatttaatatttgcatgagcaaggtatatgattggaagagagttgcatgcatactattttttcttgatctaCGTGGTATAGCCGGGCTGTAGAataagagcccgcttcactctctctcctctcttctcactccttCAAGTAGGATTTTAGTGACATGGcaagtcttatagcctgctgactaggccttGTTAAACTTGCTCTTAGGAAGgtagtagtatcatacactagtatcatatgatactagtatatgatactcttcattacaaccagcctaatatgcatgcatgcatatgcatgaaaaAGAATAATTAACTATAATACGAAGGGCCGACGGCACATCAACCGTGATACCCTAACCCCTGATGCATGTATCTACAAGATGACACCAATGCATCCCCCGCAATGTCGAAGAGATCATGCATTGGAGGAGGGAAGAACCGGAGAGCATGAAAAAGAATAATTGACTATAATGCGAAGGTTCTCCTCCATCACCTCGGATGGGTTGGCGTGGGGGAAAATATCTTCTTTTTTAATTTCTGGACCGTGTCTATAAATCATATATTgctggtttgctaggaaaaggcgAAGCACACCGTTCATCAAGCCTAACACTCGTAACCGCAGGAAATACACTATTAACTGGGGCTCGGACAAAGATTCGGTAATCCGATGGCAATACTGCAGAACACCTTGGATTGATATGTCCCAAAAGGCGTTAATTCTTGCACCTGCCTCTTGGTGAATTTCATGTTGGTGACTTCTTCGTTTTTATGCCTTCCAAATAGCATATAAAAATACTATAATACTATGTCGCGTCGTCAACCGAGATCGGACCCTCCTCCGCTGGctgctactcctcctcctcctggaccGCCGAGAGAACCATgtggtcgtcctcctcctccttctcgcttGTCTTTAGAGAACTTGAAGGTTGGCCTGCTGTAATGCAGGTCAGGTGTCGGACGTCCGCGGTGAGGACCCCTCGATGCGACGCTTCGGCGGAAGCATCACGTTGTAGGTGATTTTCTCCTAGACCATGGCAACGGCGGACAACGGGGAGATCGGCTATGAGTAGCGGTGGTAATGAAAGTGTGGGCAAGGGAAAAAAAATGGGACGCGTACGATTTAGGGTGGGGTGGGAGGGAACAGTCGGCTTTAAAGCCAGA
Coding sequences within:
- the LOC123074162 gene encoding alkane hydroxylase MAH1-like gives rise to the protein MEALSWWVRGFLGKYPEIVVSFACFLFLLFFRYRRRDGLPTNWPVVGSVPAITVNAGRVHEWLTEFLRVAPGMSHVARGPWGSPVDILITANPADVAHVFTTNFGNYPKGEEFAALFDVLGNGIFNADGDSWAFQRRKAHALLSDARFRAAVAVSTARKLDGGLVPLLDGIAAGASVVDLQDVFMRLTFDLTAMFIFGTDPGCLAADFPRVPFAAAMDEAEAVLFYRHVTPTAWRRLQTYLNIGHHKKMTKAQQVLDASIAEFVSLRRERAASADANADGSDDAADLLTLYMACQDELGKDGNDFDRFLRDTTLNLMIAGRDTTSSALTWFFWLLTNHPDVEAKILAELRENLSSGGHPSAADLKRLVYLHAALSESLRLYPPVPFEHKAGARPDTLPSGPAVRPTRRVIVSFYSMGRMESVWGKDCLEFRPERWLTAAGRLRHEPSYKFVAFNVGPRTCLGKDLAFTQMKAVVAAVLPRFRVEVAPGAVVRPKLSIILHMKDGLKVRVYKRQDDAR